Genomic window (Lycium barbarum isolate Lr01 chromosome 2, ASM1917538v2, whole genome shotgun sequence):
aaagaaaaatatataacaTAAATTGAGACTAATGGAGTAATAAATTTCATTTATACACTTAAATTACTATTTGTTCCAATTAAATACCTGAACATATGATAAATTATTTCTATTAAACACTTTATGTTAAAATTTTGAAACAAAATTTGTGTGTTCTATTAgaatcatattcatatatatcCTCCATTATACTTCGGATGAAAGACCAATTACGAGTCAAGACCAAAAACAATACTTTTTCCTCCAATGTCGGTAAcatcatatagctaaaatatagGGGAGATAGAGTTGCTCAATTTCAGACAATAAGTGGATAAATTTCACCCACTTCTCTAAAAATCACTAAAGGCCTGTTTGGTTCGAAGATTAAGTAGGTTATTCCGATATACAATTTTGAACTAATGTTATTAGTACTGTATATAAGAGACAACTAAGAGATTCTTGTAGTCTTCACTAAAATTTCtcataaattataaaaaaaattaattaattacttttaagtcctgatattattttttaaagtcaaatttattttttgtactaatggTCAACTTTTCAAAAGTTGTCGAACATCCTAccgtatttttcttttttttaacaaAATTCTATTCGGTATCCGCATTGAAGCCCAATTAATCCACATTCGCGTCGCATGGACCTATTTGTGGGAAGCGCCCCCTACTACGAATATTTCCATACTCATGCTCGAACCCCAACCAAGGAGCTTTGTAGTATTTACAAAAATTTCCCAtaaaatgtaaaacttttaaattaattacttctaggtcctgatcttattttttaaagtcaaattaATTGTTTTGTACTCATAGTCAACTTTTCAAAAGCTGTCGAATatcctatcttttttttttttttttttttaaattttctatCCGATGTTCGATATCCGCATTGGAGCCTCATTAATCTGCATTCGTGTCGCGTAAGACCTAttcgggggaagcgctccctactATCGATTTTTTCATACACAGGATCAAACCCGAGAGCCCTGATTAAGGGAAGAATAACCCCATCCACTGCATTTTATTTTTTCTGTAACTTTCTTCTATTGATCTTATCTATTAAtctaaaaatagtcatttcttttacttatacatttatactttaatgagctcatatgtgtttaaaatatttttactaaaataattttcagatagttttaaaaattattaaatgatgtcatatatagtgttgaaaatgaagacagtGTTATCAGTCAAGATCGGATTATCTTTAAAATGTATTATTACAGTTTCCTCTTCCTCCACCACGTCcccttcctcttcctcttcctctaccacgtcccctatttgttgttgatgtttgagaCCATCCAAACGCATTACAATGGGTGCTTCCTATTGATACCATAGTTGTCACTGCATTTGCTATATCATGCAGCGTCTCCAGAGTACTCTTGCTGGAATTTGAGTTATTATTTTCTGCAAAGCACTcgaattactccctctgttttaatttatttgtctgATTTTTTACTTGACACgaaattttaaaaagtaaaaaaaaaaaattgaatcttaAATTAAAGGGCAATATGATGCACCAAGCTCCCGCTATAAAAAATGACCGGATCACAAAGCTACAAAGGTCTATTATATACAGCTTTTTTCGGCATTTCTACAAGAAGCAAGAAGTTACCACGGCTAAAACTCATGATCTTCTCATCACATGGCAATAAATTTATCTATGTAAAATATATTAAAATGTTATTTAATCTTGTGATAAGCGGTTGCCATAAAGGAAAGAGAGATTTTTTTTAaatggaattaaaaaaaaaaagtaagacaaataaattgaaacggtGGAGTACCAGATTCATCTGAACTAAGAGGAGGCCTAGTTGATGATTGCCCTGACAAGGATTTCTCGTATTCGTATAGCATGGAACAAGACTTTGAAAAATTTGGGAGAGGACACTGAGATGAGATCTTATTTTTGAGGAGCAAGTATTGATAAGGTAAACCAGCGAGAAGTTGCAAAACCAAATCTTGATCTGATATTGGACTGTTGATTGCTGCTAGAGAATCGGCTGTGCATTTTAATTTCTTCACATAGGATTCGATGGTTTCATGATCTTCCTTTTTGGTACTGTGAAGGTGCATTTTCAGTTGAGCTTGCTTGACCTGATCTTGACCTAAAATAGTTTCATCTTTTGAATCCATTTCAGTCTTGGGCATAGAGTTGGAGGAACCATCACTCATAGTTGGTTTTTAGCAAGTGAACTCTATCTCTCTGGTTAGTGTACCAATCTGAATAGGTTTGGACTTTGGACGACCCTCTAAGGCTGAAGACAATATGAGTCTatagaataattttttttctgtgaataatttttttttacggCAAAGGGTAAAATATATCCCTATACTAttagaaaagggtcaaatatatctcTCTTATACTTGTCAAAATATATCACTGTCGTTATACTATTGATCCATATATACTCCTCATCCGCTAAGTTTGTCCAAGATGGTGCACTgatatttgatgaggtggatgccacgtgacATGCCATCTCAGTGGCCTTAAACTCATTTTACCCCTCCCTTCTATTTGCTCTTCAATCATTAAAATTTTTTTATCCTCCATTGCCATTGCCACCGTTACTGCCAACCTAATTTATTTGTCTAACTTGAAAGATGAAACTTTATCATAACCGGCAAGCCTCTTGAAGTGTTCTTCAACAATCTCTTCGAATCATACTCCCTGATCTTCCTCCGggccattttcttttcttttttacacCACAACAGAAACCAAAATAATTAACAAAGACTCCAAGTACTCCAAATTTATCTCGTGATGGAGAAAAAAAATGCAAGAAAGTTGGGATCTTTACTGTTAAATGGAACCCAAGAGCTGATTCAAAGAATCTTTGCGATTTATGGAAGATTTACAAGTTATAACACAGGCTAGAATCTTGGGACtcaatttttgacaaacttaaaagactaaaataactcaaataatacttaagggactattttagaTTTATCACCAAAAATAAAAGACCATGTTCATCATTTTCCATAAAATAATATTGGGCATCGTAGACAAAATATAATTGAAAATAGCACTATGAAAGGCATAAAGATTGTTTCTCATAGATCCTCGACATAAAGATAAATCGTGCAAAGCAGTATGAAAAAGAAATAGAGGGCGCGAATAAACCATGACAGAATTCTATATAAGCATGAATAAAGTAGTCTAAAAAAAGAGCAGTAACTACCAAATTAAACGATAAACGAAGTACAAGCAACGACCTATTAATCTTCTACCCTAATCCGTAttttccataacctcctatctaagctCATGCTCTCGGTAAGCTGGAACGACGAGAAGAATATGACGTGTTTTAAAATTTAtacaaataataattattattatttttattttaatgaaatatttttacatatttgaaatcataaatttcaaaagtttaTAGCCATACAAATGATATTATAACATGTTGAagattacaatttttttttcttaaattcctTATCGATCCAAACTATTTCGCATAAATTGTAATAGAGAGAGTCATAATTCTCACTCCATTTTTATGTGTCTTAATTTAATCAGACacaataattaaaaaaacacaTTGAAATTTAGATTTTAGATCTATGTGTCTTACAAAATCTATGACATATCAAAGTAATTTTTAGATTTTTGTAATTTTAAATATGTCATATTATTTCTATAAGTTTGTTTCattaagtatatttttttcttaaaatcttTTTCGTCGGTCTACCTTtcacatttgaaaaaaaaaaaagaaaaaatctatAGTAACGACAAAGTCTCTTGAAAAATGGGAAACAAAAAATGGATCTTGCATATGATAAGATTAATTCATGGCGGGACCCAACAGCCTTACACATTGGCTCCGTACTATTTCCTAAAGCAAAGGAAACTGCTGCAATAATATTCACTTTTCAGCTTTTTCTCATTTTCCTT
Coding sequences:
- the LOC132629327 gene encoding uncharacterized protein LOC132629327 gives rise to the protein MSDGSSNSMPKTEMDSKDETILGQDQVKQAQLKMHLHSTKKEDHETIESYVKKLKCTADSLAAINSPISDQDLVLQLLAGLPYQYLLLKNKISSQCPLPNFSKSCSMLYEYEKSLSGQSSTRPPLSSDESENNNSNSSKSTLETLHDIANAVTTMVSIGSTHCNAFGWSQTSTTNRGRGRGRGRGRGRGGGRGNCNNTF